The following coding sequences are from one bacterium window:
- a CDS encoding diacylglycerol kinase, with the protein MKLFKGLSDSFNFAISGIIHGLKTQRNMQLHVSVMVLVLLASLFLDLTRIELVAIFFAIGLVLISEMLNTAIESIVDLIIDTHHKVAGTAKDIGAGAVLIASIIALSIGYLILYNRIHLPSPVVIRTEYNPIHLSFVSLSLVLIAVVAIKACVGKGTFLRGGMPSGHSAVSFCIWVIVTFVSRNIFISLLVLIVAILLCHSRWKTGIHSLQEVVIGALVGGLITLLIFVICGVG; encoded by the coding sequence GTGAAACTATTTAAAGGTTTATCCGATAGCTTTAATTTTGCCATATCAGGCATTATTCATGGATTAAAGACACAACGCAATATGCAATTGCATGTCTCCGTAATGGTGCTTGTTTTACTGGCAAGTTTATTCTTAGATTTAACTCGAATTGAATTAGTGGCAATCTTTTTTGCCATTGGTTTAGTATTAATTAGTGAAATGCTCAATACCGCAATAGAATCCATCGTTGATTTAATTATTGATACCCATCATAAAGTCGCAGGCACGGCTAAAGATATTGGTGCCGGAGCAGTATTGATTGCCTCGATAATTGCTTTATCTATTGGTTATTTAATCTTATACAATCGAATACATCTTCCTTCTCCAGTGGTAATAAGAACAGAATATAATCCCATACATCTATCCTTTGTCAGTTTATCTTTAGTCTTAATCGCGGTCGTTGCAATTAAAGCCTGTGTTGGCAAAGGAACTTTTTTGAGGGGTGGAATGCCTTCAGGTCATAGTGCGGTTAGTTTTTGTATCTGGGTAATTGTTACATTTGTTAGTAGAAATATATTTATTTCTTTACTGGTGCTGATTGTTGCGATTTTACTCTGTCACAGTAGATGGAAAACAGGAATTCATTCCTTGCAAGAAGTAGTTATTGGTGCTTTAGTTGGCGGATTAATTACACTTTTAATCTTTGTAATCTGTGGGGTGGGATAA
- a CDS encoding hemolysin family protein: MDNLILFLISIGILLCLSAFFSGAEAALFALSKLKIKQLSDRAQKRISRLLENPKELLTTLLIGTTLVNITASSIATFIAINLCGKIGINEVIATGLAIFVMTILILFFGEIVPITLGATKSSQIAPWVTYPLRYFSILLAPLKIILSWLTHLIILLIEKHKFFIKDKELTEEEIRTIVDIGAREGVLKAHEQKLIHSIFEFGDHKVEEVMTPQNKMVCVKIDEDSTDKILSLMIKEGHSRMPVYKGEEIIGILHVKDFLISLKNQTNWQNLIKPAYFVLPSKKINDLLKEFQKKHLQLAIVKDESKKIVGIVTMEDLLEEIVGEIHDGYPEEKV, encoded by the coding sequence TTGGATAATTTAATCTTATTCTTGATTTCTATAGGGATACTCTTATGTTTATCCGCTTTTTTTTCCGGGGCAGAGGCGGCTCTTTTTGCTCTATCAAAGTTAAAGATAAAACAACTAAGTGATAGGGCACAAAAGAGAATTTCAAGGTTATTAGAAAATCCCAAAGAACTTCTGACAACCCTTCTAATCGGAACTACTCTGGTTAATATTACTGCTTCATCCATAGCGACATTTATCGCCATTAATTTATGTGGAAAAATTGGCATTAACGAGGTAATAGCCACCGGATTGGCTATTTTTGTGATGACAATTTTAATTTTATTTTTTGGTGAAATTGTCCCAATTACACTTGGCGCTACAAAATCCTCTCAAATTGCCCCCTGGGTTACATATCCTCTGCGGTATTTCTCCATCCTCTTAGCTCCATTGAAAATAATCTTATCCTGGCTAACTCATTTAATCATTCTGTTAATAGAAAAACATAAATTTTTTATTAAAGACAAAGAGTTGACTGAGGAAGAAATTAGAACAATAGTTGACATTGGGGCAAGAGAAGGGGTGTTAAAGGCACATGAACAAAAACTAATTCATTCTATCTTTGAATTTGGTGACCATAAGGTAGAGGAAGTAATGACGCCACAAAATAAGATGGTTTGTGTAAAAATAGACGAAGACTCCACAGATAAAATCTTATCCTTGATGATTAAAGAAGGCCATTCGAGAATGCCTGTTTATAAAGGAGAAGAAATTATTGGCATCCTTCATGTTAAAGACTTTCTAATCAGCCTTAAAAATCAAACTAACTGGCAAAATTTAATTAAACCGGCTTATTTTGTCTTGCCTTCTAAAAAAATCAACGACCTGCTCAAAGAATTTCAGAAAAAGCATCTCCAACTGGCTATTGTCAAAGATGAATCTAAAAAAATCGTTGGAATAGTCACTATGGAGGATTTATTAGAAGAAATAGTCGGAGAAATACACGATGGGTATCCTGAAGAGAAAGTATAG
- the ybeY gene encoding rRNA maturation RNase YbeY translates to MLKVSILNKINKKFKANWIKQVVKTALKYEGISNGEVSIVLGDDELLQRLNKEYRRIDKPTDVLAFRYGKINGNINFLDRLLLGEIIISLDAVLRQTKEYKHSFEKELTILLIHGILHILGYDHSPQNLPEEPMVVRMEKILKLVTANG, encoded by the coding sequence ATGTTAAAGGTGTCAATTCTCAACAAGATAAACAAGAAGTTCAAGGCAAATTGGATTAAACAGGTAGTTAAAACTGCCTTGAAATATGAAGGCATCTCAAATGGCGAGGTAAGTATTGTCTTAGGAGATGATGAATTACTTCAAAGGTTAAATAAAGAATACCGCCGGATAGATAAACCAACAGATGTTTTAGCCTTTCGCTATGGGAAAATTAATGGAAACATCAACTTTTTGGATAGGCTCTTATTAGGTGAAATTATTATCTCTCTGGATGCCGTTTTGCGCCAGACAAAGGAATATAAACATAGTTTTGAAAAAGAACTGACTATTCTTTTAATTCATGGGATATTGCATATTTTAGGCTATGACCATAGCCCGCAGAATTTACCAGAAGAACCAATGGTTGTGAGAATGGAAAAAATACTTAAATTAGTTACAGCAAACGGATAA
- a CDS encoding secretin N-terminal domain-containing protein, translating to MKKILLITLFLLIGSSLAVPEEITTPNLITIDYREADINDVLRSLASQQKVNIVTDEPIKGRVTIHLTKVPFETGLMALLNAHGLTYEKKGDIYKVKKIDLKKPYTLSVERGYLTLDAKKVDINEILRDISLQSGVNIITDKSVVGEISIYLKNVPVETSLERILRTGGFKYRKVKDIYVVGAGGEEEERIRTINVKNGLLSLDIKSADILKVLREISIQGGINIVADRSVVGEVSSHLENAPLEVGLRALLETNGFSVEKINEIFQVTRMEGKKTFSIMVNQEGLFTVDLKSANLEEVIRAIAVQGKIDIVTAGYVKGKVDAHLTEVPLEKLLGLILEGTNFTFSKSNGTYIIGEGVSLSAAALTFVNSEVIKVNWINVEEALKSLPDAFPKTNIKLLKDQNALAIIGTQQLIDKVKEYLSQIDKPAPQIMIEALIVDYTTTWGRELGLAEAKYQKGNIDIKLFPDQIIPLPLTYKVGELSKEFSASLRALIKEGKATIRANPTLATLNGHEANIDVLTMYRYREHRYNEATGKLEPVGVPRVVETGIKLKIKPWVTASNEINVEISPEVSDKTGETETGAGGGSLPITSERKVNTTIRVKDGETIVIGGLIQAKKNESESRVPILGRIPIIGYLFKKLTKEESQSQLVIYITPYILSTSLESKK from the coding sequence TTGAAAAAAATATTACTTATTACTTTATTCCTTTTAATTGGCTCTTCATTAGCCGTTCCTGAAGAAATAACAACACCTAATCTTATTACCATTGATTACCGTGAGGCGGATATAAATGATGTTTTACGCTCATTAGCCTCACAGCAAAAAGTTAATATTGTCACAGATGAACCTATCAAAGGACGAGTAACAATACACCTGACAAAAGTCCCTTTTGAAACAGGATTAATGGCTTTACTTAATGCCCATGGATTAACTTATGAAAAAAAAGGTGATATTTATAAGGTAAAAAAAATTGATTTAAAAAAACCTTATACCTTATCTGTAGAGCGTGGATATTTAACATTAGATGCAAAAAAAGTAGATATTAATGAAATCTTACGAGATATATCTTTACAAAGTGGAGTTAATATTATTACGGATAAATCTGTTGTTGGAGAAATATCAATATATCTAAAAAATGTCCCGGTAGAAACAAGTCTTGAACGAATACTTAGAACGGGTGGCTTTAAATATCGAAAGGTAAAAGATATATATGTCGTTGGAGCAGGTGGCGAAGAAGAAGAGAGAATAAGAACAATTAATGTTAAAAATGGACTATTATCACTGGATATTAAATCTGCTGATATACTTAAGGTATTACGCGAAATATCCATTCAAGGAGGAATAAATATTGTTGCCGACAGGTCAGTTGTCGGTGAGGTATCTTCTCATCTTGAAAATGCACCATTAGAAGTAGGATTGCGGGCTCTTTTAGAAACTAATGGCTTTAGTGTAGAGAAGATTAATGAAATCTTTCAAGTTACCCGAATGGAAGGTAAAAAAACATTTTCTATTATGGTCAACCAGGAAGGATTATTTACCGTAGATTTAAAATCCGCAAACTTAGAAGAGGTAATAAGGGCGATTGCGGTTCAAGGAAAGATTGATATTGTTACCGCAGGCTATGTCAAGGGTAAAGTAGATGCTCATCTCACTGAAGTCCCTTTAGAAAAACTATTAGGACTAATATTAGAAGGAACTAATTTTACATTTAGTAAAAGTAATGGAACTTATATTATAGGAGAGGGGGTCTCTTTAAGTGCGGCGGCTCTTACCTTTGTTAATTCAGAGGTAATTAAGGTCAACTGGATAAATGTAGAAGAGGCTTTAAAATCTTTGCCAGATGCCTTTCCTAAAACTAATATTAAATTACTTAAAGACCAAAATGCCCTGGCGATTATCGGCACTCAACAACTAATTGATAAAGTGAAGGAGTATCTCTCTCAAATAGACAAACCAGCCCCTCAAATTATGATTGAGGCTTTAATTGTTGATTATACAACAACATGGGGTCGAGAATTAGGATTAGCAGAAGCAAAATATCAAAAAGGAAATATTGATATAAAATTATTTCCAGACCAGATTATACCTTTACCATTAACTTATAAAGTTGGGGAATTAAGTAAAGAATTCTCCGCAAGTTTAAGGGCTTTGATAAAAGAGGGAAAGGCAACTATTCGGGCTAATCCTACCCTTGCTACTCTAAATGGACATGAGGCAAATATTGATGTTTTGACAATGTATCGGTATCGAGAACATAGATATAATGAAGCGACTGGAAAATTAGAACCTGTTGGTGTACCAAGGGTAGTCGAAACAGGGATAAAATTAAAAATTAAACCCTGGGTAACTGCCTCTAATGAAATTAATGTCGAAATCTCACCAGAAGTTAGTGATAAAACAGGTGAAACAGAAACAGGAGCCGGTGGCGGTTCCTTGCCTATTACCAGCGAACGAAAGGTTAACACAACAATTAGAGTGAAAGATGGAGAAACAATCGTTATTGGTGGATTAATTCAAGCAAAGAAAAATGAATCAGAATCCAGAGTCCCTATCTTAGGGCGAATCCCAATTATTGGATATCTATTTAAAAAATTAACAAAAGAGGAATCGCAATCACAACTTGTCATTTATATCACCCCGTATATTCTCTCAACTTCTTTAGAAAGTAAAAAATAG
- a CDS encoding prepilin-type N-terminal cleavage/methylation domain-containing protein — MKKNNKGGFTLLELMIVVGIIGVLAAISVVKFMQLIDKAREAAAKANLGALRASIVIYFADTRGMWPRLLNTEKWDNGGETFPPFVPDYIQKIPRATLQRSNPHLHTEEIETHIHYVPTNLYDEIAAGQINDIGGWIYSSNSGDVRINCNHQDTNAFNNLSSTIYYSNYGHEI; from the coding sequence GTTGGAATAATAGGTGTTTTAGCCGCGATAAGTGTAGTTAAATTTATGCAATTGATAGATAAGGCAAGAGAAGCCGCGGCAAAAGCTAATTTAGGGGCATTGCGAGCATCTATCGTTATTTATTTTGCGGATACGAGAGGAATGTGGCCCAGACTATTAAATACTGAAAAGTGGGATAATGGCGGTGAAACTTTTCCTCCTTTTGTGCCTGACTATATTCAAAAGATACCCAGAGCAACACTTCAACGGTCTAATCCACATCTGCATACTGAAGAAATTGAAACACATATTCACTATGTCCCAACTAATCTCTATGATGAAATAGCAGCGGGACAAATTAATGACATAGGTGGATGGATATATAGCTCTAACAGTGGCGATGTGCGGATAAATTGTAATCATCAAGATACCAATGCCTTTAATAACCTTTCATCTACTATCTATTACTCTAATTATGGACATGAAATATAG